In Chloroflexota bacterium, a single genomic region encodes these proteins:
- the ruvB gene encoding Holliday junction branch migration DNA helicase RuvB, whose amino-acid sequence MTDRLLTANARIEDESIETTLRPRSLDEFIGQKKIKENLAIFLDAAVARKEPLEHVLLYGPPGLGKTTLANIIAAEMHVNIRTTSGPAIEHPGELAAILTRLNRGDILFIDEIHRLSRIVEESLYPAMEDFVWDIIVGKGAASQSLRLSLQRFTIIGATTRMAMLSSPLRDRFGVTYRIDYYDQDALVEIVNRSALILDVRIDHASCAEIARRSRGTPRVANRLLKRVRDFAQVRADGVITGSVACDALARLEVDEIGLDEVDRTVLETVIDKFGGGPVGIDTIAAATSEDADTIMDVYEPFLIQLGFLARTPRGRVVTRRAYEHLGRTPPAKSPRADEWQEPLL is encoded by the coding sequence GTGACTGACCGTCTTTTGACCGCCAATGCTCGAATCGAAGATGAGAGCATCGAGACCACCCTGCGCCCGCGAAGCCTTGACGAATTCATCGGGCAGAAGAAGATCAAGGAAAACCTGGCGATCTTCCTCGACGCCGCCGTTGCCCGAAAGGAGCCCCTCGAGCACGTGCTCCTGTATGGTCCCCCCGGCCTCGGTAAGACGACGCTCGCCAATATCATCGCTGCGGAGATGCACGTCAACATCCGCACCACGTCGGGGCCGGCGATCGAGCACCCCGGCGAGCTGGCTGCGATCCTCACGCGCTTGAATCGCGGCGACATTCTGTTCATCGATGAGATCCATCGACTGAGCAGGATCGTCGAGGAATCGCTATACCCGGCGATGGAGGATTTCGTCTGGGACATTATCGTTGGCAAGGGCGCAGCGTCGCAGAGCCTCAGATTGAGTCTGCAGCGGTTCACCATCATCGGGGCGACGACCCGAATGGCGATGCTCAGCTCACCCCTTCGCGACCGCTTCGGCGTGACGTATCGCATCGATTACTACGATCAGGACGCGCTCGTCGAGATCGTCAACCGTTCAGCGCTCATCCTCGATGTCAGGATTGACCATGCATCGTGCGCCGAGATCGCGCGACGGTCGCGCGGGACCCCGCGCGTCGCGAACCGACTGCTGAAGCGGGTCCGCGACTTCGCGCAGGTGCGCGCAGACGGCGTCATCACCGGCTCGGTGGCATGTGATGCGCTCGCCCGCCTGGAGGTCGACGAGATCGGGCTCGACGAGGTCGACCGGACCGTGCTGGAAACGGTCATCGACAAGTTTGGAGGCGGACCGGTCGGCATCGACACCATCGCCGCGGCGACGAGCGAGGACGCGGATACCATTATGGACGTGTACGAGCCGTTCCTCATCCAGTTGGGATTTCTCGCGCGTACCCCGCGAGGTCGTGTTGTGACCCGACGGGCGTATGAGCATCTTGGTCGGACGCCTCCCGCGAAATCGCCTCGTGCGGATGAATGGCAAGAGCCGCTGCTGTAA